In the genome of Myxococcus stipitatus, one region contains:
- a CDS encoding immunity 52 family protein yields the protein MTEKYYAGVYWPGRTEPVNEYARRAEACFRGLGPVDVALTQWFEQAHSPDEARKRGFAPDLQVLVDLFSLEKYRQGTGDVAFSAWNGSVEGNSVASISCGSRSRRIVDRCTLTLPATGPVAERLLRAQTLARSVATMALAWEPEWGIATSITHRDRASEFADPGTFIGWVTYLARRRGHVPPLPAPVRVEPVEDKGTLIILTPERFTANNPEHVALAEQVRELLDRAGLLKPLQAPP from the coding sequence ATGACCGAAAAGTACTACGCAGGCGTCTATTGGCCCGGAAGGACGGAGCCGGTCAACGAGTACGCCCGACGCGCGGAAGCCTGCTTTCGAGGGCTCGGTCCCGTGGACGTGGCACTGACGCAGTGGTTCGAGCAGGCCCACTCTCCAGACGAGGCCCGAAAGCGAGGCTTCGCTCCCGACCTCCAGGTCCTGGTGGACTTGTTCAGCCTGGAGAAGTACCGCCAGGGGACTGGTGACGTTGCCTTCTCGGCCTGGAACGGCTCTGTCGAAGGAAATAGCGTGGCGAGCATCTCTTGCGGTTCACGCTCGCGCCGCATCGTTGATCGCTGCACGCTCACGCTTCCAGCGACGGGCCCCGTCGCGGAGAGGCTCCTCCGCGCCCAGACGCTCGCGCGGAGCGTTGCTACCATGGCCCTGGCCTGGGAGCCGGAATGGGGCATCGCCACCTCCATCACCCATCGGGATCGTGCATCTGAGTTCGCCGACCCCGGCACATTCATCGGCTGGGTGACGTACCTTGCACGCCGTCGAGGCCACGTGCCGCCCCTCCCCGCGCCCGTGCGCGTCGAGCCCGTGGAAGACAAGGGTACCCTCATCATCCTCACCCCCGAACGCTTCACGGCGAACAACCCGGAGCATGTGGCACTGGCCGAACAAGTGCGCGAGCTGCTGGACCGCGCGGGACTGTTGAAGCCGCTTCAGGCCCCACCGTAG
- a CDS encoding alkaline phosphatase PhoX, protein MRLDRRDFLRLSALGGGTLALGPAFWQAAYAAPAEPGPGPYGAISGSADANGLRLPAGFSSRVIARSGRAVAGTSYTWHSAPDGGACFPMNGGGWAYVSNSETSSGGASAVRFDGGGAIVGAYRILSGTRTNCAGGPTPWGTWLSCEEHGSGRVWECDPTKASQGVARGALGTFAHEAVAVDPDDGRLYLTEDTSSGRLYRFTPSAWPVLTAGTLEAAKVTGDPMAGTATLTWVVCAATSPASEQSSVASKTTVFSGGEGCWYDSGVVYFTTKSNNRVWAHTPATGKLEVIYDASLYSGSPLTGVDNVVVSRSKDIYVAEDGGNMEICIITPGTPRTVSTFLRLEGHSSSELCGPAFSPDGRRLYFSSQRGTTGSSSGGYTFEVTGPFR, encoded by the coding sequence ATGCGTCTGGACCGTCGTGACTTCCTCCGTCTTTCCGCGCTGGGAGGTGGGACGTTGGCGTTGGGCCCCGCATTCTGGCAGGCCGCCTACGCCGCACCCGCTGAACCTGGACCCGGTCCCTACGGGGCCATCTCCGGGAGCGCTGATGCCAACGGCTTGCGGTTGCCCGCGGGCTTCTCGTCCCGAGTCATCGCGCGCTCCGGGCGCGCGGTGGCGGGCACGAGCTACACGTGGCACTCCGCTCCGGACGGCGGCGCGTGCTTCCCGATGAATGGCGGCGGCTGGGCCTATGTCTCCAACAGCGAGACGAGCTCCGGAGGCGCCAGCGCGGTGCGCTTCGACGGCGGCGGTGCCATCGTGGGCGCCTATCGCATCCTCTCGGGCACGCGGACCAACTGTGCCGGCGGGCCCACGCCCTGGGGGACCTGGCTGTCTTGTGAAGAGCACGGCAGCGGCCGTGTCTGGGAATGTGACCCGACCAAGGCCTCTCAAGGTGTCGCGCGGGGCGCCCTGGGCACCTTCGCTCACGAGGCCGTGGCGGTGGACCCCGATGACGGACGTCTGTACTTGACCGAGGACACCTCCTCCGGCCGCCTGTATCGCTTCACGCCGTCCGCGTGGCCCGTCCTGACCGCTGGCACCCTGGAAGCCGCCAAGGTGACCGGCGACCCGATGGCCGGCACCGCCACGCTGACCTGGGTCGTGTGCGCGGCGACCTCGCCCGCGTCGGAGCAGTCCTCCGTGGCCTCCAAGACGACGGTGTTCAGCGGCGGCGAGGGATGCTGGTACGACAGCGGCGTCGTCTACTTCACCACCAAGAGCAACAACCGCGTCTGGGCCCACACCCCCGCCACCGGGAAGCTGGAGGTCATCTACGACGCCTCGCTCTACTCGGGCTCTCCGCTCACGGGCGTGGACAACGTGGTGGTCTCCCGCTCGAAGGACATCTATGTCGCCGAGGACGGCGGCAACATGGAGATCTGCATCATCACTCCCGGCACCCCGCGCACCGTCTCGACCTTCCTCCGACTGGAAGGACACTCCAGCTCGGAGCTCTGCGGACCGGCGTTCAGCCCGGACGGCCGCCGTCTGTATTTCAGCTCCCAGCGCGGCACCACCGGCAGCAGCAGCGGCGGCTACACCTTCGAGGTGACCGGCCCCTTCCGCTGA
- a CDS encoding Tox-REase-5 domain-containing protein, which produces MGTSRREAEEEDAWEKLLTDAGLEARDSRPMAGSSLTPLQALRMLGVLLDKGVTLGQFPARVAVGFMLREVLERGEVSRAELARRAERFSKVAVLRPDGYLAWVQSGRTQQRVAPVEWKNGAFRAHGFELGRFYDGGSGVFRLLDADLREATGFPIADVHDDADVISRSLDGAEEAFVGLALAVGKFFSSSPAENLDALRRMPAAVVALLESSPEYLERFKFMTRGEQVQVVSKMVTSLIATWGTAATATRTLQGTALATAEVPLLSLSAQGTVAMRIAAAPTGRAAAVLSGGPGAAIILQRVNEHGSPSAPSDGPGRWEPAMESMTESARRYEKQVTGAPDGFIYKVEDVKFDGFKEGVLLEAKGPGYAKFIPDAVENGGWYQGFRKIVLQAERQLDVANGTPVCWHFAEREAAEFVREILRNEGLGRIRVVFTPPAL; this is translated from the coding sequence GTGGGGACATCCCGCCGAGAGGCCGAGGAGGAGGATGCCTGGGAGAAGTTACTGACGGATGCGGGGCTGGAGGCGCGGGACTCGCGGCCCATGGCGGGCAGCTCACTCACGCCGCTCCAGGCGTTGCGAATGTTGGGCGTCCTGCTGGACAAGGGCGTGACGTTGGGGCAGTTCCCCGCGCGCGTCGCGGTGGGCTTCATGCTGAGGGAGGTCCTGGAGCGTGGCGAGGTCTCTCGCGCGGAGCTGGCGCGGCGGGCTGAACGATTCTCCAAGGTGGCGGTCCTCCGGCCTGACGGATACCTCGCATGGGTCCAGAGTGGCCGGACACAGCAACGCGTCGCGCCCGTCGAGTGGAAGAACGGGGCGTTTCGCGCGCATGGCTTCGAGCTCGGGCGATTCTACGACGGGGGCTCCGGCGTCTTCCGGCTGCTGGACGCGGACCTGCGCGAGGCCACGGGCTTCCCTATCGCGGATGTCCACGACGATGCCGATGTCATCAGCCGCTCGCTGGATGGGGCCGAGGAGGCATTCGTTGGCCTAGCGCTGGCCGTGGGGAAGTTCTTCTCCTCGTCCCCCGCGGAGAACCTCGATGCGCTCCGGCGGATGCCCGCCGCCGTGGTCGCGCTCCTGGAGTCCTCCCCTGAGTACCTGGAGCGATTCAAGTTCATGACGCGGGGTGAGCAGGTGCAGGTCGTGTCCAAGATGGTCACGAGCCTCATCGCGACCTGGGGGACAGCGGCCACGGCAACACGCACGCTGCAGGGGACGGCGCTCGCCACGGCGGAGGTACCACTGCTGTCGCTCTCCGCCCAGGGCACGGTCGCGATGAGAATCGCGGCGGCACCCACAGGACGCGCGGCGGCGGTGCTGAGCGGTGGCCCCGGGGCGGCCATCATCCTCCAGCGAGTGAATGAGCATGGAAGCCCATCCGCACCTTCTGATGGACCCGGCAGATGGGAGCCCGCGATGGAATCCATGACGGAGTCCGCGCGCCGGTACGAGAAGCAGGTGACGGGAGCCCCTGACGGCTTCATCTACAAAGTCGAGGATGTGAAGTTCGATGGATTCAAGGAGGGTGTCCTGCTCGAAGCCAAGGGGCCTGGCTATGCCAAGTTCATCCCTGATGCGGTCGAGAACGGGGGCTGGTACCAAGGCTTCAGGAAGATTGTCCTTCAGGCGGAGCGCCAACTCGACGTTGCCAACGGCACACCTGTTTGCTGGCACTTCGCGGAGCGCGAGGCCGCGGAGTTCGTCCGAGAGATTCTCAGGAACGAAGGCCTCGGTAGGATTCGCGTCGTGTTCACCCCGCCAGCCCTGTAG